A genome region from Sphingobacteriaceae bacterium GW460-11-11-14-LB5 includes the following:
- a CDS encoding energy transducer TonB — MQIKKILLLGILCACVIFTSAQNRLSSISGQIKTNDGNPLPGVTVKIHKTNYVTLTGPNGNFKLSNIPVGNYTVQVTAIGFKTQKKEIKVTDGEISTLSFSLSESSEQMETVNVIGRTANQEVNRQAFNVTSVDAKKLYNTTLDISGALDRVAGIRVRESGGVGSNFNLSLNGFSGNHVRYFIDGIPMDNFGSSFQINNIPINVADRIEVYKGVVPMWLGSDALGGAINIVTGDRYRNYIDASYSFGSFNTHRSVINAAVTSKNGLTVQLNAFQNYSDNDYKVNVEASDIWTGAYAPNALLKRFHDTYHNETLIANVGVVGKSYADKLLLGVTVGQNYKEIQTGARMVSVFGGWHRRGNILMPTLKYKKENLIKGLDVTINANYNLGNEQNIDTLNVRYDWYGTSKPNGSNGERARSLYKYKNNNGLATTMLNYKIDDHQSVALSNVFSTFNRKGSDELNPTNAEYERPKKTNKNVLGLGYNFDVKDRWSATVFGKYINQNNVNGTGNNRGTNNSGKMGYGSALSYFVNRNLQLKASYELTNRMPEAQEIFGDVENQDANPNLKPEQSDNFNLGTSYGFVINKDHNFSISANAIYRNATNFIYNRLNQNQAKLVADNRDGVRTIGGDAEIRYSYKNWLSVGTTLTYQNLKNLQKYERDLNTGELLPTISPVYLDQMPNIPYLYGNGDISVSLKNVGKGNNLTIGYNLLYVHAFWLYWPSRGGRGEDAAKMEIAQQFNHDLNLVYSLKKGRYNIGLEAKNLTNAALYDNFSLQKPGRAFYLNLRYFINTIHN, encoded by the coding sequence ATGCAAATTAAGAAAATTTTGCTATTGGGCATACTATGTGCCTGTGTAATTTTTACTTCAGCCCAAAATCGACTATCGAGCATATCAGGGCAAATCAAAACCAACGACGGAAATCCGCTTCCTGGCGTTACCGTTAAAATCCACAAAACCAATTACGTTACATTAACTGGTCCAAATGGGAATTTTAAACTCTCTAATATTCCGGTGGGTAATTATACCGTACAGGTAACTGCAATTGGTTTTAAAACGCAGAAAAAGGAAATTAAGGTAACTGATGGGGAGATAAGCACTTTAAGTTTTAGCTTATCCGAATCGTCAGAGCAAATGGAGACGGTTAACGTAATCGGCAGAACAGCAAATCAGGAAGTAAACAGGCAGGCCTTTAACGTAACGTCTGTTGATGCCAAAAAACTTTACAATACGACACTCGATATTTCTGGTGCTTTAGATCGGGTAGCGGGTATACGCGTAAGAGAATCGGGAGGGGTGGGTTCAAACTTTAACCTTTCGCTAAATGGTTTTTCTGGCAACCACGTGCGGTATTTTATCGATGGTATTCCGATGGATAATTTTGGTTCGTCCTTCCAGATCAACAACATTCCGATTAACGTAGCAGATAGGATTGAGGTGTACAAAGGCGTGGTACCAATGTGGCTCGGATCAGATGCTTTAGGTGGTGCCATTAACATTGTAACGGGCGATCGTTACCGCAATTATATAGATGCTTCTTACTCTTTTGGTTCATTTAACACACACAGAAGCGTCATTAATGCTGCCGTTACTTCAAAAAACGGACTAACCGTTCAATTAAATGCTTTCCAGAATTATTCGGATAATGATTATAAGGTAAATGTAGAAGCATCAGATATCTGGACCGGGGCATATGCGCCAAATGCCTTGCTCAAAAGGTTTCATGATACCTATCATAACGAAACATTAATTGCCAATGTAGGTGTGGTGGGCAAAAGTTATGCAGATAAACTCTTATTGGGTGTTACGGTTGGTCAGAATTATAAAGAAATACAAACCGGTGCCAGAATGGTTTCTGTTTTTGGGGGTTGGCATAGAAGAGGTAATATCTTAATGCCTACCCTAAAATATAAAAAGGAAAACCTGATTAAAGGTTTAGATGTAACCATTAACGCCAACTATAATTTAGGTAATGAGCAGAATATAGACACTTTAAATGTTAGGTACGATTGGTACGGAACATCAAAACCAAATGGCTCAAATGGCGAACGTGCCAGAAGTTTATATAAATACAAAAATAACAATGGTTTGGCAACAACCATGTTAAACTATAAAATAGACGATCATCAATCAGTAGCGCTAAGTAATGTATTTAGTACGTTCAACAGAAAGGGTAGTGATGAATTAAACCCAACAAATGCAGAATATGAAAGGCCAAAGAAAACCAATAAAAATGTTTTAGGCTTAGGTTACAATTTCGATGTAAAGGATAGGTGGAGTGCAACAGTTTTTGGTAAGTACATCAATCAAAACAATGTAAACGGAACCGGCAATAACAGAGGCACAAATAATTCAGGTAAAATGGGTTATGGATCTGCACTAAGCTACTTTGTTAATCGAAACCTGCAGTTAAAGGCTTCTTACGAGCTTACGAACCGGATGCCGGAAGCGCAGGAAATATTCGGTGATGTTGAAAATCAGGATGCTAATCCTAATCTGAAACCTGAACAAAGCGATAATTTCAATCTGGGTACCAGCTACGGTTTCGTTATCAATAAAGATCATAACTTCTCTATTTCCGCAAATGCCATCTATAGAAATGCAACTAATTTTATTTACAACCGGTTAAATCAGAACCAGGCCAAACTGGTAGCAGATAATAGAGATGGAGTTAGGACTATAGGCGGGGATGCAGAAATCCGTTATTCCTATAAAAACTGGTTAAGTGTGGGTACAACTTTAACCTACCAAAATTTAAAAAACCTGCAGAAATACGAGCGAGACCTGAATACAGGAGAATTACTTCCAACCATAAGTCCTGTTTATCTCGACCAGATGCCGAATATTCCTTATTTGTATGGCAATGGAGATATCTCTGTTTCACTAAAGAACGTTGGCAAAGGCAATAATTTAACCATTGGATATAACTTATTGTACGTACATGCTTTCTGGTTGTACTGGCCAAGCCGTGGGGGCAGAGGCGAAGATGCAGCGAAAATGGAAATTGCCCAGCAGTTTAATCACGATTTAAATCTGGTTTACAGTTTGAAAAAAGGACGTTACAACATTGGTTTAGAGGCCAAAAATTTAACCAACGCTGCCTTATACGACAATTTCAGCTTACAAAAGCCAGGCAGGGCATTCTACCTGAACCTCAGATATTTTATCAATACAATCCATAATTAA
- a CDS encoding NAD(P)H-nitrite reductase: MKAEKNISPNKTTTCCYCGVGCGIVINKDIHERITVEGDKNHPVNKGMLCSKGMNLHYTANDKSDRLLYPEMRYNKNMPLQRVSWDTALERTAAVFKALIKKHGPDSVAFYASGQCLTEEYYVVNKLIKGFIGSNNIDTNSRLCMSSAVVGYKMSLGEDTVPISYDDIEIADCIFVAGANPAWCHPILWRRVEAAKEKNPDLKIIVSDPRKTQTCSLANVHLQLNPGTDITLHHAIGRCLIEDGKIDADFIINSTNGYEKYHTTVFETSVAEAAAICGIKESDIRLAASYIGNAKGFISMWTMGLNQSVVGTHKNLSLINLNLITGHIGKPGSGPFSLTGQPNAMGGREVGGLSNLLPAHRVLANESHRNEVEKFWQIPLGTIQAKPGLTATEMFDELNTGKLKAVWILCTNPLISLPDVRVAEEGLKKAKFVVVQDISNKVETLKYADVVLPAAAWVEKEGTMTNAGRYISYLSKVTEAPGEALADSEIICRFAKKMGYHGFDFQNASEIYDEHAALTEGTNIDISGLNYQILKEKRAVQWPYPKEEKAFGTARLFTDHQFYTPDKKANILSFDDQNQSEALTPEHPLILTTGRIRDQWHTRSKTGKVNKLNQHISESFLEINPIDAEIRNIKDSDIIEISSLRGNVRVKAKFSEDIKPGVVFMPMHWGKILKSDLNRVNNLTNNLVDPQSKEPDFKFSAVEVKLYKKARQKIIVIGAGAGACGFVKSYRALNTEDDIEIFSKENFPFYNRVLLPDYIIGTLPWHNLIKMSDSEETDYRIKLHRGLGIDKINKEDKTVTDSNGEIHPYDVLLLATGSRAFVLKDIPKLNGIFTMRSRNDADSFKKHVDTTNGKVVIVGGGLLGIELATSLAETGSKVTIIQRISRLMGRQLDALGSQLLHEELISKGIEIFYNDEVDRIIGEKSITGMRLKSGLLIDCESLVIAIGTVPNTELIKEAGIECKRGVVVDEYLRTNEKDIYAIGEIAEFKGQMYGITAAAEQQAEIVARFLCGDIAKFYQGSLLMNILKMHSLELCSLGLAEIPNNDPTYEEIVFIDKAKRYYKKCIVHNDKLVGAILIGDKSEFLEFRNLIENKMELSEKRLQLLRSGKTTEPIIGKTVCSCNNVGEGNLINKIKDGCKDHLQLCQLTGAGMGCGSCRPEVKAILDSFVNVLKTEPKPVLADT; encoded by the coding sequence TTGAAAGCAGAAAAAAACATATCGCCGAACAAAACGACTACCTGCTGTTATTGCGGGGTGGGTTGTGGCATTGTGATCAATAAAGATATCCATGAGCGCATCACTGTTGAAGGAGACAAAAACCATCCTGTAAACAAAGGTATGTTGTGCAGTAAAGGCATGAATCTTCACTATACAGCGAACGATAAAAGCGATAGGCTGCTTTACCCCGAAATGCGCTACAACAAAAACATGCCCCTCCAAAGGGTAAGCTGGGATACCGCACTGGAAAGAACAGCAGCAGTTTTTAAAGCATTGATTAAAAAACATGGTCCCGATAGCGTGGCTTTCTATGCCAGCGGACAGTGTTTAACTGAAGAATATTACGTAGTAAATAAATTAATTAAAGGATTTATCGGCAGTAATAACATCGATACCAACAGCCGCTTATGTATGAGCAGTGCGGTTGTTGGTTATAAAATGAGCCTTGGTGAAGATACCGTGCCCATTAGCTATGATGATATTGAAATTGCCGATTGTATTTTTGTTGCAGGCGCAAACCCGGCATGGTGCCATCCTATCCTATGGCGCCGTGTTGAAGCCGCAAAGGAGAAAAATCCTGATTTAAAAATCATTGTTAGCGATCCCCGAAAAACACAAACCTGTTCGCTTGCCAATGTCCATTTACAGCTTAACCCGGGCACTGATATTACCCTTCACCATGCCATTGGCAGGTGTTTAATAGAAGATGGAAAAATTGATGCTGATTTTATAATCAACAGCACCAATGGTTACGAAAAATACCATACCACCGTTTTTGAAACCTCAGTAGCCGAGGCAGCAGCTATTTGTGGCATCAAAGAAAGTGATATCCGTTTAGCCGCATCTTACATCGGCAATGCAAAAGGTTTTATCAGCATGTGGACGATGGGACTTAACCAAAGTGTGGTGGGCACCCATAAAAACCTTTCATTAATTAACCTAAACCTGATTACCGGCCATATCGGCAAACCTGGAAGCGGACCATTTTCGCTTACGGGACAACCAAATGCCATGGGTGGCCGCGAAGTTGGCGGTTTAAGTAATTTATTACCTGCACACCGCGTTTTAGCCAACGAAAGTCACCGTAATGAGGTTGAAAAATTTTGGCAGATCCCATTGGGTACCATACAAGCTAAGCCAGGCTTAACCGCCACCGAAATGTTCGATGAACTAAATACTGGAAAACTCAAAGCTGTATGGATTTTATGCACCAATCCTTTAATCAGCCTGCCCGATGTTCGTGTAGCCGAAGAAGGATTAAAAAAAGCAAAATTTGTAGTCGTTCAGGACATTAGCAACAAAGTAGAAACCTTAAAATATGCCGATGTAGTTCTACCTGCAGCGGCCTGGGTAGAAAAAGAGGGTACCATGACCAATGCAGGTCGTTATATCTCTTACCTCAGTAAAGTAACCGAAGCACCTGGAGAAGCTTTAGCAGATTCAGAAATTATCTGCCGGTTTGCAAAAAAAATGGGTTATCATGGTTTCGACTTTCAAAACGCTTCCGAAATATACGATGAGCATGCAGCTTTAACCGAAGGAACCAATATTGATATCAGCGGCCTCAATTATCAGATTTTAAAAGAAAAAAGAGCTGTTCAATGGCCATACCCAAAAGAAGAAAAAGCATTCGGAACAGCCAGGTTATTTACCGATCACCAGTTTTATACCCCTGACAAAAAAGCCAATATCCTGTCATTTGATGATCAAAACCAATCAGAAGCTTTAACCCCTGAACATCCGCTGATTTTAACCACCGGAAGAATCAGGGATCAATGGCATACACGGAGCAAAACAGGTAAGGTAAATAAACTGAACCAGCACATTAGTGAGTCATTTTTAGAAATTAACCCCATTGATGCCGAGATTCGGAACATTAAAGACAGCGACATCATCGAAATTTCAAGTTTGCGGGGAAATGTTCGTGTAAAAGCAAAATTTTCTGAAGATATTAAACCCGGAGTGGTTTTTATGCCCATGCACTGGGGAAAAATCTTAAAAAGTGATTTAAACCGGGTGAATAACCTCACGAATAACCTGGTGGATCCACAAAGCAAAGAACCTGATTTTAAGTTTAGTGCTGTAGAAGTAAAACTATACAAAAAAGCGCGACAAAAGATCATTGTGATTGGGGCAGGTGCAGGCGCCTGTGGTTTTGTTAAAAGTTACAGGGCTTTAAATACCGAAGATGATATCGAAATTTTTAGTAAAGAAAATTTCCCCTTTTACAACCGGGTACTTCTCCCCGATTATATTATTGGCACTTTGCCCTGGCATAACCTCATTAAAATGAGCGATAGCGAGGAAACCGATTATAGGATTAAACTGCACCGGGGATTGGGTATCGACAAAATTAACAAAGAAGATAAAACCGTTACCGATAGTAATGGCGAAATCCACCCTTACGACGTTCTGCTTCTGGCCACAGGAAGCAGGGCTTTTGTGCTTAAAGATATCCCTAAACTAAATGGTATATTTACCATGCGCAGCCGTAACGATGCCGACAGCTTTAAAAAACATGTTGATACCACAAATGGGAAAGTTGTTATTGTTGGTGGTGGACTACTGGGGATCGAACTGGCCACTTCACTAGCCGAAACCGGCTCCAAAGTAACCATCATCCAAAGGATATCGAGATTAATGGGGCGGCAGTTAGACGCACTGGGCAGTCAATTACTGCATGAAGAATTGATCAGCAAGGGTATCGAAATTTTCTATAACGACGAGGTAGACCGTATTATCGGCGAAAAAAGTATTACGGGCATGCGTTTAAAAAGCGGACTATTGATCGATTGCGAATCTCTGGTAATCGCCATTGGTACCGTTCCGAATACCGAACTGATTAAAGAAGCCGGTATAGAATGCAAAAGAGGCGTTGTGGTTGATGAATACCTGAGGACCAATGAAAAGGATATTTATGCCATTGGCGAAATTGCCGAATTTAAAGGCCAGATGTATGGCATTACCGCAGCAGCAGAACAACAGGCCGAAATCGTGGCACGTTTTCTTTGCGGAGATATTGCGAAATTTTACCAGGGTAGCTTGCTCATGAATATCCTCAAAATGCACAGTTTAGAACTCTGCTCTTTAGGCCTGGCTGAGATACCCAATAACGATCCCACCTACGAAGAAATTGTTTTCATTGATAAAGCAAAACGGTACTATAAAAAATGCATTGTACACAACGATAAACTGGTTGGAGCGATATTAATTGGCGATAAAAGTGAATTCCTGGAGTTCAGAAACCTGATCGAAAATAAAATGGAGCTGAGTGAAAAACGGCTTCAACTATTAAGGAGTGGTAAAACCACCGAGCCAATTATTGGCAAAACCGTTTGCAGCTGTAATAATGTTGGCGAGGGCAATCTGATCAATAAAATAAAAGATGGCTGTAAAGATCATTTGCAACTCTGCCAGTTAACAGGTGCGGGAATGGGCTGTGGCAGCTGCCGGCCAGAAGTAAAGGCAATTTTGGATTCGTTTGTAAACGTTTTAAAAACAGAACCTAAGCCGGTTTTAGCAGATACATGA
- a CDS encoding transcriptional regulator codes for MKKNSNCDLKTCFMCQLTLKEWHPAIEAHKRNFIAKKGEVIIKEGDPVSGVYFVTSGNVKVHKQWGDKELILRFANDGAIIGHRGISSRISTYPISATALETTKLCFVDIDFFKSTIKVNQEFAYGLLMFYADELHASEKKMRNLALMSVKGRLAVAILGLRDQFGLDAEGFLNLALSRQDLAAFTGATYETVFRTMNELLAEKLIVVKGKQIGILNEAGLTDLSNK; via the coding sequence ATGAAGAAAAATAGCAACTGCGATCTTAAAACCTGTTTTATGTGCCAACTTACGCTAAAAGAATGGCATCCTGCCATTGAGGCCCACAAACGGAATTTTATCGCTAAAAAAGGGGAAGTAATTATCAAAGAAGGTGATCCGGTGAGCGGTGTTTACTTTGTGACTTCGGGCAATGTAAAAGTGCATAAACAATGGGGCGATAAGGAACTGATTTTAAGATTTGCAAACGATGGGGCGATAATCGGACATCGGGGAATCAGCAGCCGTATTTCTACCTATCCGATATCGGCAACGGCTTTAGAAACCACTAAACTTTGCTTCGTTGACATCGATTTTTTTAAAAGCACCATAAAAGTAAACCAGGAATTTGCCTACGGTTTATTAATGTTTTATGCTGACGAGCTGCATGCCTCGGAAAAGAAAATGCGCAATTTAGCACTCATGTCGGTTAAAGGAAGGCTTGCCGTGGCTATTTTAGGATTGAGGGATCAATTTGGATTGGATGCTGAAGGATTTTTAAATTTAGCATTAAGCCGTCAGGATCTGGCTGCTTTTACGGGCGCAACTTACGAAACCGTTTTTAGGACCATGAATGAACTGCTTGCTGAAAAGTTAATCGTAGTAAAAGGAAAGCAAATCGGTATTTTAAACGAAGCCGGGCTGACAGATTTGAGTAACAAATAA
- a CDS encoding peptidase produces MATVNKTIPAKKKNKDSLFTRINKWLHLWLGLISGVIVLIVCITGCIWVFNEEITGLLEPETKIEKQDKPVISPSQLSAIAFKLYPAKVPAYAQYQQGRAISLNLKGKKDEGRRGGGTILKINPYTGEVISTVVHKKGEVDFFRFILNGHRFLWLPYAIGRPIVNYGTMIFVVLLITGLIWWYPKKWNKSTRDKSFKIKWGASFKRVNLDLHNVLGFYSLIFLLFIALTGMVYGIKWYSEGLYWVTSGGDKLGDFQRLESDSLALGKFYTPQKAMDLAWEKVIRRHPKSEGFYYNFPDTSKAKATINITVYPNTGQFYNNQGYTFDQHTLKEFKREGVYSIAYEEAGFGGKLRKMNYDIHVGSILGFPGKVLAFLASLIGASLPITGFLIWYGRKFKKKPAKKEPVLTGAGNNSEGFKPRAKIPVKKVEEVF; encoded by the coding sequence ATGGCAACGGTAAACAAAACTATTCCGGCAAAGAAAAAAAATAAAGATTCACTATTTACGAGGATCAACAAATGGCTTCATCTCTGGCTTGGCCTAATATCGGGCGTCATTGTTCTTATTGTTTGTATAACAGGCTGTATCTGGGTTTTTAATGAAGAAATTACAGGCTTATTGGAGCCTGAAACCAAAATTGAAAAGCAAGATAAACCGGTAATTAGCCCCTCACAGCTGAGCGCCATTGCTTTTAAACTTTATCCTGCAAAAGTACCCGCTTACGCCCAGTACCAGCAGGGAAGAGCAATTAGTTTAAACTTAAAGGGGAAAAAGGATGAAGGCAGACGGGGAGGAGGAACGATCTTGAAAATTAATCCCTACACCGGTGAAGTGATTAGTACCGTAGTTCATAAAAAAGGAGAGGTAGATTTTTTTAGGTTTATCCTCAACGGTCACCGTTTTTTGTGGCTGCCTTATGCCATCGGAAGACCTATCGTTAACTACGGAACCATGATATTTGTGGTGTTGTTAATCACGGGGCTAATCTGGTGGTATCCTAAAAAATGGAACAAATCTACCCGCGATAAGAGTTTCAAAATTAAGTGGGGCGCCTCATTTAAAAGGGTAAACCTCGATCTGCATAATGTGCTTGGCTTTTATTCTTTAATCTTTTTGCTTTTTATCGCCTTAACCGGAATGGTTTACGGCATTAAGTGGTACAGTGAAGGTTTATATTGGGTAACCTCTGGTGGTGATAAATTAGGCGATTTTCAACGGTTGGAATCAGATTCCTTAGCCCTTGGTAAGTTTTATACCCCACAGAAAGCAATGGATCTGGCCTGGGAGAAAGTAATTCGCCGTCACCCAAAATCCGAAGGTTTTTATTATAATTTTCCCGATACTTCAAAAGCCAAAGCCACGATCAATATTACGGTTTATCCGAATACGGGGCAGTTTTATAATAATCAGGGTTATACTTTCGATCAGCATACTTTAAAAGAATTTAAGCGCGAAGGTGTTTATTCTATTGCATATGAAGAAGCTGGTTTTGGCGGTAAACTCAGAAAAATGAATTACGACATTCACGTAGGAAGTATTTTGGGCTTTCCGGGTAAAGTATTGGCTTTTTTAGCCTCGTTAATTGGCGCAAGTTTGCCAATAACCGGTTTTCTAATCTGGTATGGACGGAAATTCAAGAAAAAACCAGCTAAAAAAGAACCCGTTTTAACAGGAGCCGGAAATAATTCAGAAGGTTTTAAGCCGAGGGCTAAAATTCCGGTTAAAAAGGTAGAAGAAGTTTTCTAA